DNA from Rubripirellula lacrimiformis:
AAGTTACTCCATCGCGATGGTGCCGAGTAGGGTGTTTGTGCATGGGCAAGGCTGCTGACACCTAGAATGCCAAGGCCGACAGCAACAGCCGATTTTTTTAGTAGTTTGGTTCTCATTAGTCGAATCCTTTGCAATGTCTCGTCGCTGCGTTAGCTCGGGTTTGTTTCTGACGCCGAACACGCTTCCAATGAACAGCAAACGCTGCTCACGTTCAAAGCGTGGTGATTTCGGCTTTCCGTCGAACCGAGGCATCGACGAGCGAACCGGATGGTGGCGGAAGTCCTTTCCGTTGAAATCGATTCCATTCACTAAGAGACCACTAAAAAGCGAAAGCGATTCCAGTCGCTTCGCTTTCGTAGGGAACTGTTGCTCCGTGAAAAGTCTCTCCGACAGATTCATCGGCAGCAGATGGCAGAGGGGCGTTGCGGAAACACCCAAGCAACCGCCAAGTTGACATCGGGGGAGTCTACAACTGGGGCAGCAATGGCTGCTTGACTGTTCGGAAAACTAGCTGCGATTTGGCAGCGACCGCCCAGTCGTTACAGATTTCCAGCGGCGCCGGATGCATCAATCGTCGTCGCCGCGCGTCAAATGGCCGCTGCGCGTGATCGCCAACAGCAACCACATCATCACACTGATACTGCCGACGACGCCAATCAGACCCATCAGACTTAGGTCCTGGACTCCCATCACCGTGACGTCGTGAAACAGAATCGGGGGGACTTTCATCGCAAGCAGCAACGATGAACCTAGAAAGACTGCGCTTGCCATCAAACCCAGCACCATGCGGTTGACGGTCGGGCCAAGTCGTTGGTGTTCCAGCGTGATCCGAAAACTTCCTTGCCTTGCCATCTTCAGGAGCGTGATGACTTCGTTGGGAGCCGATTCCAAGAAGTTTTCGGCTTCCAAATAGACTCGTCGGGCTTGTCGGAGTCGACGTCGTGGGCTGAGTCGTTTGACGATCGTTGCGCGAGTGAATTGCCGGACGACGTCCAGCGAATCGAAACTGGCGCCCAATTCGCGTAGCGTGCCTTCCAGCGAAATCAGCATCTTCAACAACAATGCCGATTGGTTGGGCAGCTTGATCGCGTGGCGGTGCAACATGTCGCTGAGTTCATTCAGCGCGCCGGTCAGATCGAATTCGCCGAAGCTCTGTTTTCCGTACGTTCCGATAAACTCCGCCACGTCGATGGCCAAGCGAGATTCGTTCAGCATCGGTGGTGCGTTGCCGATCTGACAAATCAAACGTGTCAGTCGGTTCTGGTCACCCGATGAAATCGCGACCAACATGTCCTCGATCGTCTCGCGCAGATTCTCGTCGATTCGGCCGATCATCCCGAAGTCCAAGATCCCCAGCTGACCGTTTTCCATCACAATCAGGTTGCCCATGTGTGGATCGGCGTGGAAGATCGCTTCCTCGAAGATCATGGTCAGGTAAACACTGGCGATCGTTTCGCACAGGCGATGTTTCAGTTCGTTGCGGCTTGCGATGATGGCGTCATTGTCGGTGTCACAACGCTCGGCTTCATCGGAGAGAAACTGGGACAGCGGTTGGCCGACCAATTCGTCCATCACCAAAACTCGCCGCGTGCACAGGGGTTTGTGGGGACGCGGGATGACGACGTCGTTTCGGTTCCGGTCGAACATCTCGCCGAACTGTTCCAGGTTCTGCCGTTCGCGAGTGAAGTCGAGTTCGCGACTGATCATCGGGCCCATTTGGCGGACCATGTCGGTCGGTCCCCAGGCGGCGAACCCGTCGACCCGTTCGGCCAATTGGGCCAGACCGGCTAGGACTTCGATGTCCTGCAGCATCGTGCGTTCGATGTTGGCTCGCTGGACCTTGATCACAACGTTGGTTCCGTCGTGCAGGACCGCGCGATGGACTTGGCCGATCGAAGCGGTGGCCAAGGGGGTGGCGTCGATGGACTGAAAACGGCTTTCGAAGTTTTCGCCCAATTCTTGGGCCAACGTGTTCCGGACCTGTTCGATCGAATCGGGGTGCACGTCGGCGCGAAGCCGTTTGAGTTCTTCGGCCAGCTTGGGGCCGACCAGGTCGGGGCGGGCCGCCAAAATCTGTCCGACCTTGATAAAGGTGGGGCCCAGATCGACCAGGGCCATTCGCACTCGCTGTTCACGCGAGTATTGTGACAGGGGAACACCGCCCCGATCTTTCAGCACGTCACGAAACGGCAGCCGAAATTGGGTCAACCAGTCCGCCAATCCGTACCGGCGAAGCACTCGCAGGATTTCCTTCCACCGTTTCAGGTTTCGGTACAGTTGTGGGATCGCGGTAATTTTCATGAGCAACGTGAATCGAGAACGTCAGGGTTGCCGCGATACGTTGGGCAACGCTTCCCATTGTGATCGCTGGTGGCAAGAATCGGCATTTTGAAAGGATCTTTTCTTTGGTCTGGGTCACTCCCCTGCTGATGACGATGCAGTTGATGGCTGTGTCGGTACTGATCGCAGCGGTTATCGGAATTCTAGGAGCCTGGGCTGGATTCCGACTGCAATCGGGCGGTCGCGTCGCAAATTTGTTCTCGCGGATTTTTTTCACCTCGATGGTCGCGGCCGCTGCCACGCCGATGATTCTGCACGCGACCGCCTGGGAAGCAACGGCGGGCAAGTTCGGCTGGATGATGCTGACACAGACCGGGGCACGGACCGATTCCACCGGCAGCTACGGATTCTTTGTCGGGTTGGCCGCGTCGGCATGGATTCATGGCGTGGTGGGATCCGCCTTTGTCACGATCGCGACCTGGTGGGGTGTCGGTCGGGTATCCCCTGTCTTGGTGGCCCAAAGTCGTCTGGAAATGGGACCCAACGCGGCCTTTTGGCGGGTGTTGATCCCGTTGGCCTCGCCCTGGTGGATCGCCTCGCTGGTGGGCACCGCCCTGCTGGCCGCCACCGAAATGACGGTCGTCGACCTGTATGGGTACCGGACCGTCGCTGACCAGTTCTATCTGTTCTATGCCATGGACCCGTCACCGATGGCGGTGGCAACCACTTGCGTGTTCCCGTTGGCGATCTGTGCCGCGGGCATCGGTTGGTTGTTGGTGTCCAGACCGGTCCGCCGCGTCGGGCGATCCAGGACCATCGAACGCTTCGGCGATGGTGACGCGGGCGACCGTCACGGAATCTGGCTGGCCTGGGGACTCGCGATGTCCGTGGCGGTGCTGGTGATCGGTGTCCCGATGTTCGGTTTACTGACGAAAGCGGGCCAGGACGTGGCCGTCGAGAATGGTGCGGTTGTGTTGACTTGGTCCCCGTGGCAGATGGCCAGTCGTTTGGCGAAAACCCCGCTGAACTTCGGCAGCGAATATCAGTGGACGTCGATTCTAGCGGCGATGGTGGCGACCGCGTCCCTTGTCGTCGCTTGGCCGATCGCTGCGTTAGGACGCCAACGACCGAGGTTTCAATCGTTGGCCGATGCGTTTTCGATCTTTCTGGTCTGCATCCCAGGGCCGATCGTGGGGCTGGTGGTCGTGCACGTGTTTCAAACCGACGTGGTTGGATTCAAGACCCTGTATCAGCAAACGTTGGTTCCAACAACGATCG
Protein-coding regions in this window:
- a CDS encoding ABC1 kinase family protein, with translation MKITAIPQLYRNLKRWKEILRVLRRYGLADWLTQFRLPFRDVLKDRGGVPLSQYSREQRVRMALVDLGPTFIKVGQILAARPDLVGPKLAEELKRLRADVHPDSIEQVRNTLAQELGENFESRFQSIDATPLATASIGQVHRAVLHDGTNVVIKVQRANIERTMLQDIEVLAGLAQLAERVDGFAAWGPTDMVRQMGPMISRELDFTRERQNLEQFGEMFDRNRNDVVIPRPHKPLCTRRVLVMDELVGQPLSQFLSDEAERCDTDNDAIIASRNELKHRLCETIASVYLTMIFEEAIFHADPHMGNLIVMENGQLGILDFGMIGRIDENLRETIEDMLVAISSGDQNRLTRLICQIGNAPPMLNESRLAIDVAEFIGTYGKQSFGEFDLTGALNELSDMLHRHAIKLPNQSALLLKMLISLEGTLRELGASFDSLDVVRQFTRATIVKRLSPRRRLRQARRVYLEAENFLESAPNEVITLLKMARQGSFRITLEHQRLGPTVNRMVLGLMASAVFLGSSLLLAMKVPPILFHDVTVMGVQDLSLMGLIGVVGSISVMMWLLLAITRSGHLTRGDDD
- a CDS encoding ABC transporter permease, producing MVWVTPLLMTMQLMAVSVLIAAVIGILGAWAGFRLQSGGRVANLFSRIFFTSMVAAAATPMILHATAWEATAGKFGWMMLTQTGARTDSTGSYGFFVGLAASAWIHGVVGSAFVTIATWWGVGRVSPVLVAQSRLEMGPNAAFWRVLIPLASPWWIASLVGTALLAATEMTVVDLYGYRTVADQFYLFYAMDPSPMAVATTCVFPLAICAAGIGWLLVSRPVRRVGRSRTIERFGDGDAGDRHGIWLAWGLAMSVAVLVIGVPMFGLLTKAGQDVAVENGAVVLTWSPWQMASRLAKTPLNFGSEYQWTSILAAMVATASLVVAWPIAALGRQRPRFQSLADAFSIFLVCIPGPIVGLVVVHVFQTDVVGFKTLYQQTLVPTTIALMVRGVPVAYWIVRSGYRGIDDTVLQSAAMDLSPWRRGWLIDRPLLMRSAIAAWLAVVVTSSGDVPASLPVIPAGVSTVGIRLFGLLHSGARYQEACLALGYIAAVVGLTVVCLGRRSDRRVRV